In Penaeus monodon isolate SGIC_2016 chromosome 7, NSTDA_Pmon_1, whole genome shotgun sequence, the following are encoded in one genomic region:
- the LOC119575562 gene encoding uncharacterized protein LOC119575562, with product MIQECYKDVTTRVRSKVGMMAHFECMEQLAVVRPALTYGLEAALLKKLDVTEIKMLRWMVGVTRRDRIRNDSIRGTMEVVEISKTIQEARLRWFGHLRRRAGEYHAGREDMEMEGMSEVHRGINTCTKRSGHVDN from the exons atGATCCAAGAATGCTACAAGGACGTGACAACGAGAGTTAGGAGCAAAGTGGGTATGATGGCACACTTCGAA TGTATGGAACAATTGGCCGTAGTCAGACCAGCCTTAACTTACGGCCTAGAAGCAGCACTACTGAAGAAGTTGGACGTAACTGAGATCAAGATGTTGAGATGGATGGTTGGAGtcacaaggagagatagaataagaaacgacTCCATCAGAGGTACAATGGAAGTAGTGGAAATTTCTAAGACGATTCAGGAGGCAAGACTAAGGTGGTTTGGCCATTTAAGGAGAAGAGCTGGAGAATATCACGCGGGAAGAGAAGACATGGAAATGGAA gggatGTCAGAAGTACATAGGGGTATAAACACATGTACtaagcggtcaggtcacgtcgataATTAg